A window of Rhipicephalus microplus isolate Deutch F79 chromosome X, USDA_Rmic, whole genome shotgun sequence genomic DNA:
CAGTTTGGTTTTCTTGCTAAGCTGCCGACCGAATTAGTACTAAAAAAACTAACTGATCGCTTAAAACAGTTTATCTATAAAGGTCTATGAGCAGGGGCGGTATTTATTTACTTAACTAAAGCATTTGATACCATTAACCACTCTATATTGATGGCTAAACTTGAATCTCTGAGAATTAGTGAGCCTACTTTTGCTCTTCTACAAAGTTATTTTGCTAACAGGACCCAATTTGTGAACTGCTGCGGTGTTTTATCTTTTCTAATGACAACTAACTAGTGAGTTCCACAAGGCTCAATTTCGGGACATCTCGTATTTCTCATCTACATTAATGAATTACAATCATAGCTTACTTTTTCTGACTGCATTctttatgctgatgatactaCAATATTTTCTAGTGACAGATCTCACCAATATGCTATCAAAATAAACACAGATGTCGGAAATCTTGTTTCATGGTGCAATAACAACTTATTGCAAATCAAGCCTATTAAAGCAATTTTCATATTATTTCGCTTACATAAAAAACGTGACAATAAATCCGAAAATACACATAGATAACTGTGTCATTACACCGTCAAAGTTCGTTAGTTTTTTGGGTGTAACATTAGATCTTCACCTTAAGTTAAACTTCATAACAAATATGGTATCAAGAAGACTGCTTATGGCATCTGCATACTCATTCGCTCAAGACATTGCTTACAGCAACGAATTCTCAAATCACTTTACTATGCATTTATTCACAGTCACCTTAATTACTGCATTTCATCCTGGGCCAACATGTACACCACTCATCTGGCATCCATAATTCACCCTCAGAAAAGAGCAATCTTTATCATCACTTATAGTTCACACACTGAATCAGCAGCACCTCTCTTTAGTACTCTCGAAATTCTACCAATCACTTCCGCTTTTACACTCAAATTTTGTGTTTTATTATTGAGAAGCAGAACAGGTTACATTCCAACTGACATACTTCCCCTAACACATCTTCTCAATAACAATAACACACGGTTTTCTGAAAATAGAAACAGTCTGCTTCCAAAAGTAAACACTAACAATGGTAAAATGACAGCATTGTTTACTGCAATTTCATCCTGGAAATCCCTTCATCAACAATTAAGTCAAGCCCTTCATTACAATATTTCCAGCGTCCACTCAAACAATTTTCACTAACCACACGCACCACCAGATCGTATTTGCGCATTTATATATGTATTGGTCTAACTATATTTATATTTATGTGTGTATGTTCACTATGTATGTATATCCTTGATAAATATTTAAATTAGTGCTACTTTTTATATTAAAATAGTTTGTTACGGTTTCTCAGTTGTCAATCTTTCTTTACGTTATTTGTACTTGTTCTAAGaagaggtccccctgacagttttcaCTTTGGAACCTGCTTCTGTATTATACGCAGCTTTTTTTAAATTAAAAGAAGTGTCAAAGCCTTGGCAAAGActgcgacacgttttttttttttttcgcatgcagACATTATTTACTGCAAAAGCACCCAGGAATCATTTGTGATAGTTGCACTGCTTAATTTCTAAATCATGTAAGCgcgaagcgacaaaaaaaaaaaagttggtaagTGGCgcaaaggaggggggggggatttgaGCCTTGCCCCCGGGCTACGCTACTGGGTTGCTGGTAGTCTAGGATACAACGTCAGTAGGCAGGCTTAGCTGTGTTCGAGTTAGAAACTCATTCTCCGCGTTGTAAGTAGGTCCCATCTTTAGCCACGCGTCACCTCCGAACTGGGACTCATAGTTGACTATGGGTGTGCCCACGTGACCTTTGAATGAAACTGGTTGACAAACTTGGTCAAGCGGGGACTAGCCTTGTCAATGTGAATAAAGTCGTAGGCAAAGTTGCGTCGCGGCACGTCCATGCACGCAGGTATGCTCTTTTCGTCGTCACCATCTTGCTCCTCGTTTCCCGGTGTGATTTTAAGACCTTAGTAGCTCTTAGCCAGATCGGCATGATCCTTCTCTTGAAATGGAGTGTAAGACTGCGGTTTCATCGGGCTGTTTGTCTTGTCTTTCTTAACGCGGCACATGCCTGTATTAAAGGAGTGGTTCAATCCGACGGAGCTAAGACCCTAAACTAGCACGTCAGAGTTGACAGGCTGGACAACCGAAAAGCCAGTCAACCAAGGGGTGCGTAGACCATGAGGAGTAACCTTGACAGTGCAACTCACAGCTCTTGTGAGAGATGGTAAGTTAATGTAGGTGCCGTGAGGAATGTAAAGATACGGCCGGTTCACTGGCAAGCGCGAGCAGCTAGTTTGAACATCAGGAAACACTTTCTCGGTGTCATACACTAAATTCGTCTTCAGCATTGCATAGGCCCATGTGGTGAGTATTTTGCTGTTACGGAAGACTGTGACCACTCCGGGGTCATGAGGTATGCGCAAGATCTGCTGAACGAGTTCTGCGGAATTTTCACCATCACCCCCAATTCGTGCTCCGCGTGGACAGACGGGAGCGTCCGATGGCATCTGCGACGACATTTCGGCGTTGCCGGTGCTTGAGTCAAACTGGTATCGCTTTGCGTCTGCTGTATCTGATCACCCGTTATGTGCACGTTTCCGTCTATCTCCTGGCATTCCGTAGAGGATGTGGCCCGAAATGTATTGTTCTACAATATTCTTTGTGCCCAGACCGACTGCACCTAATGCAGAGTGCCAGTTACCAGTGCGTCTAAAGTATTTTAAGAAGAGAGCTGCAGATGCCTGGTCAGCCGCAAAGACGTCTTCGTGACTTGTGGCTCGCTCGTAGGCTTCGTGGTGCGACTTGGCTATGCCGCCGTCCTCGTCCACCGTGTCTCCGTTGTGCAGTGGATTCCCGGGACTCAGGTACCGATGGCCTGGGAACAAAGGCATACTACTCAGGTTAGGAGATACACACATGGTAGCGGTAGTGACGTCGACAAATGCTACACTCTTAGCCGCCTCTATTTCACGACTGACTGAACTGACTGTGACTGACTGTCCCTTCCGGCTGTCCCTACCGGCTGACAACGACAAGCGCGACAGCTGTCAGTCACAGACAGTCAGTCACAGTCAGCcagtcagttcagtcagtcaTGAAATAGAGGAGGCTTAAAATAGAGGCGGCTAAGAGTGTAGCAGTCGTCGATGTCGCTACCGCTAGTACTTGGTCAATGCTTTGCATTTTCCGACTACACTGAGACAACGACAAGCGCGATCAGTCAGTCCAGTCCAGTCcagttggtcggtcggtcggtcggtcggtcagttcAGTCAGACATCAAATCGAGGTGGCTAAGAGTGTAGCAGTCGTCGATGTATCTCAAGAGCCAcgacagtggtagagcatcgaacgcgttattcgaaggtcacaggttcggatcctgtctacggcaagttatcttttcacccacttttctttcttctcatttacattacaaatggcctaataccttcccctataccttccttggcattattgtctgttagatctcatcaatatatatatatatatatatatatatatatatatatatatatatatatatatatatatatatatatatatatatatatatatatatatatatatatatatatatatatatatatatatatatataaagtgcacGCATTAAAGTCACACGTCGCTCCCCCTTTAACAATATCCATGCAATGCCCCTTAGCACAACTActatttttaggcggtgcatttctcgtatgacaacgttagacttgaactagttttagGACGTTATACTGTCGACAGGGTGAAATTGACAGTGCGCATTTGAACAGAGACGcactatattcagcttcgccaactgtaaaccttCGGCGCAAAGCTAGCACCCagatttttttcggggggggggggggtgcagaaaCACGACTAAtactttggcaattggtggtcgctgtgaatgcgtgtaaatattacagtataccctaaaaagttaaattatctcacagctttctgagtgaagctaacttccaataaattggTTCAGTTATGCTGAATATggtagacgcctaaccaacgaagaaagagttcaGACAGAATAAATCAGTATAAGACACGCCCTTTCTGAATGTTTTTCAATCTCTCACGCTTTTacggagctcaaattcagtagattcatgtgtcatacttcaagggctatggcatcatgtgctagGCATGAATGATGGgtaggtacgaagaaatctgcatcaagaaagcgcaacggaggagccgaagcgcatagcagtttctGCACGCGGAAAGCAGCTCTTTCAGTACCGTTCAACTGCAGCGCCGCTGCTgctacgggcaacgcggaagggatcaggcagcgaggcgtggtcacgccactcaacacttctagtacactctgaCCGACCGTCTGCCAACTCTAGGGAAATTTTCTTGGATCTAGGGGATTTTTGTTGTACTTAGGCGAAAAAGAAAATTTGTCAACATCTAGGAAAATATTTCGCGTCCACGTGAAGCAAGCAGATCGACGTAGGGACCTCCCACCCACAACCTCTTTTTTGTTCCttcttccacatttttttttattttacacccCCTCTACGCtcacccaaaagcgctgtgcAAGCGGGAGATAGGGCCGGTCTCCGTCCCCAACGCTGTGTCAGCGCTCTCCTCTCCCCAACTTCATTGCGGTTCATTATATGCCATCCGTGTTCGACGTCGATTGCCTGAATCCCGGTTCGAACCAAAGAAAAAGTGCTCTCTCTTGAGCCcgccaagtatatatatatatatatatatatatatatatatatatatatatatatatatatatatatatatatatatatatgtgtgtgtgtgtgtgtgtgtgtgtgtgtgtgtgtgtgtgtgtgtgtgtgtgtgtgtgtgtgttttcctttACACCAAACTCCCATTTTCTTGCATTTCACCCGCTGCGTTATTTCTTTGGTTTGTTGATGTTTTTTTATAGGTTTCCCTTCTTCGCGAACGCTGTCACGTTGATAGTGAGCTGCTCCGCCAAGGTCACCAAGGTTTCTGTGAAAAGCTCGGCCAGAGCAGTAGGCTGCATGCATGCGGTTATTTgcagagctgaaaaaaaaaagttggaagaGAAAGTGGCTGGTAGAAGACTGCAAGGATTTATTTGAAACGAATATATGGCAGCCAATATTTCTAATAAACATATCTTTTCGTATCCATTCAGCAGGTTGCGAGGGCTTAACTGCCACACGGCGTAATATGTTTTCATGGTTAAACTATTTTTTGTCACAATATCCTGTATCAGATATGACAAAGCTTGAGAGTACGCTTTTCAAGACATTGCTTATAAGGTATGCAAGCCTGCATCACTTCATATTTTATATCAACACCACCAAGCATTTTCTCCTAGAGAGCTgcaaaatattgattgatatgtggggtttaacgtgccaaaaccaccatatgattatgagagacgccgtagtggagggctccggaaatttcgaccacctggggttctttaacgtgcacccaaatctgagcacacgggcctacaacatttccgcctccatcggaaatgcagccgccgcagccgggattcgaacccgcgacctgcgggtcagcagccgagtaccttagccactagaccaccgcggcggggcgagagcTGCAAAATAACAGAATTTTAAAATAATAACAGAATAACAGAGATTGTAAAATAACGGAATATATTAGGTTTTTAAGCATGTTTGCTGGAACATTTCACGTACGCGCTTTATATGCTCGCtctggttattattattattattattatttaacttGCATGCTATTACAAGTGCACTGTATCATTTCCGAGTTTTGCATTGAACAGCTAGCAGTGTTCCTAAACATTATTTTCATAATTTCACCCTTCTTCGGCCTCTACGCAATGCTCCTTTCTTGGTAATTTTTATAAAATACTGCGACACTATGtatcctccccctccccccttttgtCATTACCGCTTACTTTAGTGATTTCATGGGATAAAAAGTTAGTTTTTCAATTTGTACTACGAAAGTTTTTCACCTTCAGCATGGTGATTTTAGTGAATATTTTCAAACGAATGCACCATTATATCATAAAAGTGAATTTGGAAATCGTTTTCCACGGACAAACACATTAGCCTTCAAAACTCCGCTCTCCGTGAAAATATAACGGAAATCTAGGGAATTTTCTCACTCCAGAGAGGGAAGAAGTGGCTCCGCTGGTTGGCAGCAACTGCCGACCGTACCTGTTTTCGCGTAAAGGAGGCGGGGTGGCAAGGGGCCCCGCGCAGCAGTCGCTCCCTCTCGGAGTCCGCCTGgccggtaggtgttctgtggcctggCAGTATAAAGTGTTCTGAGGTCTGGCTTGCTCACTTCGCTGGCGCTTTGcgttttgccgtatcgtccccaCCCGCCGCCGCTGACGAAGCAGTGCCGGTGTCGCATATCGGGCACTGGGCGCTGACCGCGCGGTGGAACATCGTAGATGACGAGGCCCGTCGAAACGCGGTGCCGGTGATTACCGCTACGAGCAGGTGGTGGCGGTGCCGAGGCGGCCAAGTTTCACGCACAACTATGGAGACCGGCGCTTTCGTGACGGCGTTGTGCCTCGCGTTGCTGTGGGAATCCGGTGAGtcctcttttttgtttcttgaacgCGGCCTGTCACGCAATGGCGAATACAAAAGGCAAGAAAGCGTGCCTTGATCGCGACTGTGCTACTCACGTGCAAGTGTGTCAATCGCCGCACCGAGGCGTGGCGCACCGCTAAGACACGCGAAATTACGCGCGCGCGTAATTGACGCCGACGAAGAGGTTGTCGTTCCTTCGCCTGCTAGGTGGCCCCCCTATACCTACATGGACACGTCGCGCGCGCGTCAGCATTAATGCAATTTTAATGACGCGTGTCGACGTCGACCCGCGACGTCATTATTATtcttagaataccgtttgcaagcgccgCTGGCGTTGCGAGCGcgatatgagttttagaatagcgtttgtcctgctgcaaaccgcaacgcacgatcgcagtgaCGCCGTAGCCTCGAATCCAGCTTTGCGGGCGTCATGcaggccgcgatcgccgcacgctatttcggactTGCTGCGCGCGGGTCGCAAACGCGAACGCCGGCTCGCGTttcgacgcatgcgcagtggcagacgccgtaccgcaagggctcgcggtgtgcTATTCTGAAATTGTCATGAAATGTCTCGTGTGGCGCTCTCGTTTGACTTGAATGTTAGGCCTATGAATTTATAACCGCTTTCATCACTTCAAAAGTAACTCAGCGGATCACTAGAAGACACTGTTGGATCGCGGTCGGACGCCGGAGATTTTTAATTAAGAACGAGGCGCCGTGCTAGCACCTGTGGGTCTCCGTCGATACGCTGAGGCTGTCACGCGCTATCTGCCGGCGGTTGGCGACAGACGCACGCGCAACGGTTTCACACACGCGCATGGACAAGCGCCACGTCGTCAGCGGCCGCGTTGCGTGCTTCCTGCGAGAGTTGCACGTGTGGAAGGGGAATGACATTTACGCATCGCCTGCGAACGCGCATCTGACGACCCGCTAGACGAAGGTCAAGCAcaaaacacctaccagtttagagaacggaaaccgtacctttgggctgttctatcaaaataacatgcaaacacgtagcggcggcgtactgaactgcattaccgcgaggcgagatggcgctggtagtactatcatcatcaattaacagatgcattttttttttgctgcaagcaGTGGGTAGCTCGCTAATcattcgcgctgctcgcttcttcagtttttttttttttttgccttgctaaATCTTGGTTTGCGCCTGTAATTATCGCTAGGTTACCAAACTGGCccagactgcaaaaaaaaaaaaaaattcaagtaaGGTTTGCGTTGTTTCTTGCCAGTGTCGAAGCCGGTACAACTaatgtatacggtcgggtccgaacaaaacaagtcgcTCATAAATATCAAAAGCTTTTACCTCATCTgcaaagactcttgaaagctaacaagcatatgcatctAACTGAACATTGAGATCGATGAATGAACGTCGCGCTCATTTTGTTGCGGCGTTccagtttaatagcgtggcttcaggacaagggtccgattctgccgtcagacgcggcgcttgccctgtagtgttggtcttcaagtgaagtgaatgcatgatgtggaatcgggaaggaaactgGCACATTGCCGAGAGATGGCTCGCGCAGTGAGAGCAGTGTAGTTtagctaaatttgttaaataaacaATTGTGGATGCATGCAGttctgaatctttctcgctcagcaatgctacattgagtacttcacaattgtgcaatgtcgcgtcgtgtcgacaGTGTAGGCAGTAGTTTTCATTCTCAGCCGGGAGCCCTTATCATAAgtaatatgtatttaggtgatgggcctaaaaaatagttcaggcttgctacatttattgttagagttaagctacacagttactacagctagaatttctcgtcgcaggtaatgaccggtctgttgagtatgcagtgaacatgtatgctaaaggaacagagttatgaggtgtgtgcttacagataggaaagcccaattctaagaaattaagctttaggcatgcattgtacatttttgctgtttgtacatctttgttggcACTTTTACGGTACACTATTtgctcagctctgagcacaatctcttttttgcatagacatatcgatagaacttgagcactctcttgcaagcaagcactcctgaaatcaattggtgatACATTGGTGATACATAATGTGAATCGGTACAAATACTGGATCagtaaaggtcacatttattacacacttgttattgtgttgactttttcagtatacttaagcttgaaagctgaagttgcTTTCTCCCTGCTatttttagaggttaggacttgaaatatgTACTATCCtgcagtgtggctgtggataagtccagatcatgtatgtttcaactacctgtgcatTTCTTAGATTTTTTTCATGACGGCTCGCACAGAATTTcgcttcgtagtggtagacactacaGCTCTGACAACTAAAGCAGATGTGCTCAAGGAAATCTGGGACATTTCTCTGctatttgaaaaaaagaaagaaaaaacagtaccacatccagtgaacacaatcttgctcatcACGACACCATTCACgtgtttgaggaagctgtgctgcaagtgctcatcacctttatgatttattattttaggagcccattgaacatgtgcgcaaagctaaagcaattgagtgcagccttaTGAGGTTTGGTGCATCTTACTTgaatgagctaaacacagttaattaagacaaaacagttctgggtgtagttcgtaaactgtcacaaggcacaactaaatgtccaAAAGTCTGTTTATGCCCCTCACTGCGGGGGTATTTGTTTCGTATTATAATTAACAATTTCTGacaattcacatgccaactatgaaatGATCATGAGTCTTACAGTAGTGGGTAAATTTAGATttattctggcttccaggggttaaaACAAATCACATTGTAGCCTCGctggagacaagactgcttgttgaaacatttgctctgacacctcgtgttcacagatttttcatattttcaagcttccaacttttaagggtcagtttagttcacctgcaccaatgggaactggttcacagctgtgcacgagaagttcagaacttgtgcagcacgagttcagcagtgcgacatcacaagtgaatgacaaggtggaatccttatttttgtttgcttaattTAATCAGGTAAAGATCTGGGTAAAAGACGCTGCGTTTGTAGAGGCGGGTATGACACCTACGTCTactgctatgttgtttgttaagctgtgcttGCAGCTGCACCAAACCAGTGCCGTCAGAGTAGGAGGTACAGGAAAATCATGAACTAGTTTTAGTGCTGCACCTCTcatgcgctttttgaaatgaattgCATGGTTTAGAGGATGccattgctgcaccactgaaacaaaatggcgaggtgcagcactttgtaaaatgcaTATGTgatgcaggcgaatcgaacaaacccttaagcacacaagcgtcttagtaTTTCATCCCCATTGAAATATCGCCACTGTGGCCGGGATCAAacctgtgttgttgagctcagcaataccacacaatctaactaatagtgttacagtttcaacgttATTGAAGAGCagattccatgccacggtagaCAGCCATTActtgtggccaatctaaagcaccacTCCACGATATGcatggtaaaacattcacaaatacagcattgcatGGGTGAGGTTCGAGATGACGTGTTGTAGTGGacgttcagatgtttcaacgtgcttgcagagtggacattggGGGGTAGTCATTCTGTTGTTgaatggcagtctggaaaaacaagtaacatcacctgATATCAgtgcatgaaatcaatgcataatcaatgcatgaaGTTTtctaaagtaaacaaataaactcagttaacaAGTAAACAGCAATATTTTATAGATGTATGTAATGGTACCTAGTATCGCATGTATCACTtggggctgcttcttcacaaggcatgtcatgtagcaggttccttgcccattgtacaagtgcttccatgtcaggtaggtcaggaggctgtggcacaaaaagaagtatttctgatttatgtgacactttctttgtcacacccttaattatgtgatgtttctcaaatgTGACTGTATTAAACTATTAACTCATAGGTTTTTTGCAtgaatatatgggctagctacgaagatccatgcgaggcgacagtgatgCATTTCCCTTCTTTCATCGCAGTGGCTTGGTTTGTGTTAGCTGGCattagaatttcagaattaactgttgagtcagcgactcgttaCCACGTGAAGCCACGCTGCAAGTAGCGCACATTTTCGCAGTGAGAAATTGAGACATTAAAGAAATTTAACATTGCAATGCACTGCTTCCGTGAGATGCCTATGCAGTAAATGGTAAAAAACGACTTATATTGAAATGAACGAACTAGCTCAgcaagcaaccatccttaaaaaactAAAGTGGTATCTACTCACTGGCCCGTAATTCTCGGGctttgcaacgggtgttcatctaatgaaagcttcaatgatcgCTTCGTTCCTCGGAAGTCACTCGAATTCTCTTTGCGAAAGCATTTCATCGAACTAGCTCAgcaagcaaccatccttaaaaaactgaagtggtttctactcactgGCCCGTAATTCTCGGGctttgcaacgggtgttcatccgatgaaagcttcaatgatcgCTTCGTTCCTCGGAAGTCACTTGAATTCTCTTTGCGAAAGCATCTGATAGAGTCAAAATAAGCAGAACGAAAAAGAGTGTCGGTCGACAGTGGCttgaaatatttacagcgaaacaaa
This region includes:
- the LOC142776228 gene encoding uncharacterized protein LOC142776228; translated protein: MRHRHCFVSGGGWGRYGKTQSASEVSKPDLRTLYTARPQNTYRPGGLREGATAARGPLPPRLLYAKTGHRYLSPGNPLHNGDTVDEDGGIAKSHHEAYERATSHEDVFAADQASAALFLKYFRRTGNWHSALGAVGLGTKNIVEQYISGHILYGMPGDRRKRAHNG